The Medicago truncatula cultivar Jemalong A17 chromosome 7, MtrunA17r5.0-ANR, whole genome shotgun sequence genome includes the window CCGCTCAGATTGAGCAATCTGCAATTTTGATGCCATTCAAAGGCAATTTGGATTCAAATGCGAACCAGAGTCAAATCCTCAACAACCTTTCCTTGCCATAAGCAGGGCTTCAAGAACTTTACATCTTCAATGCCGCAAATGCAATTTACTCTCAAATTGGTAAAGGTATTCTTTACCTAGGGCTTTGGTCAGTTTACTCTCAAATTGTTTCAAACAAACTAATGTggttgaattatttaatttcagggaTCATTTAAGAAGTATGAGTATTATGATAAATGGAAAATTTGAAATTCGTCACTGCATTTGGGCTCATTCTAGGCATCCTGATAACTTAATCTTATATGTGCATATGCAGAATTACTGAAgtatccaataaaataaaacgagTGGAGGAGAAAAGATGAAGCATTTGAAGTTATCTAGTGGTTGGCTTATTGCATTTGAAGGTTATTTCTTTGTTTACCTTTTGAATTTACTGAATAATAACTGTAGTCTCGTTCATCTACTCAAAATAGATACAAACTTGGACGCAATAAAGTAtatacaaaatcaaaacaaaaaaagtttaatgAGAAAATGCTTTCATGTAACTGGGGATGAAAATGGGCTAGGCAGGTCCGGGCTTTGTAAGGCCTAAGCCTTGCCTACTTCAAAAATTATAAGCCTGGGCCTGACCTATTACCCATCATAGGCTCATTTTCAAGGCTTGGCCTGGTCTTTTTAAAGGTCTAATGAAGCCTGGAAGTCTATTTTACACTAAGGCCTAGCAACACCTCTAAGCCTACTACGAAATAGGCCAAAACTTATGAAGGCCTAACGCACACGAATAGGTCTACTACTAAATAACGAAATCTTACAAGGTCTAATCACACCAATATATCTGCTACTAAATAACCAAATTGTATGAAGGCTTgagtatgaagaaaaaaaacttcaacaatatcaataatggaagatatattatatattaaaagcTTAATAGACTTTTTTCTAAGCCTTAGTCTGACCTATTTAATTAAATGAGCTTTATTAAAAGCTTGAGCCTGACCTTTACATTAAATGAGCTAGGCCGTGCTTGGCCGAACTATGCTTTAAATAGGCTAGGCCGTAGGTCCCTGTCGGATGACCTGGCCTATTCTCAGCCCTACATGTAACTATTAAACTATTTTCTCAAACATGATTTCACTTTTCAGATAACAAACTCTCTTTAATCCATTTTACCAAAATCTAACACAttacaaaatcaaaccaaatcaatCAAGCATCAATTTCACGTGCCTTTTGAAATCAACGACCACCAGAGAGAACAGACTCAGCAATAGACACAGAAGTATATGGCATTGTCTTGTCTTCAACACATTCTTGGTACCCAAAAGTTAAACCAGAAGAAGATAAACTAAGCGAAGACAAATCTGGCAAAGCTATATCCCTCTCCAAATACTGCACAACTTGTCTCATACTTGGTCTAACCAGAGGCTCTGAATGCAAACACAACAAGCCAAGTTTCAACACCAATTCAACCTCTTCAGACACATAATTTGTTCCTAAATATACATCTTTTGCCTCAAGAATTTCACCTCTTTTCCAACATTCAAACACATAATCAACTAGAATTAGACTCTCATTTTCTCCCACACGACCTATAGGCCTCCGACCACAAACAACCTCAAGAAGAAATGCACCAAAAGAAAACACATCAGAAAATTTAGTAGCCTTACCTGTTCTAATATGCTCAGGGGCAAGATAACCAATAGTTCCAACCAAATGAGTTGTGTGAGGATCTGCACCATGGTCATACAACCTTGAAAGACCAAAATCTCCCAACCTAGCATTAAATTCAGAATCTAACAACACATTACTAGCCTTTATGTCTCGATGAATTACAACTTTCTCCCATTCTTCGTGTAGATAAACCACACCTGACGCAACACCTTTGATGATTCTAAATCTTTGACTCCAATTCAACCTCACTTTTGGTTGCTTGTATAGATAGTTGTCTAAACTTCCATTTGGCATGTAATCATAAACCAAAAGTAACTCCCTTTTTCGCCTGCAATAGCCATGAAGTTGAACAAGATTCCTGTGTCGAAGACGACCGATACTGACAATTTCCGACACAAATTCCCTCATCCCTTGTCTTGATTCATTAGACACCCTTTTCACAGCAACCTCAAGTTTGGAACTTTGTATCACACCTTTGTAGACTCTACCAAATCCACCAACTCCTAGTAGACCCTTTTCCCCGAAACCTTTTGTAGCAAAGTATAGATCTTTGAACTTAAATCTATGTGGACCATATTCCTGTTCCCAATCTTCAAGAATCTCAGCAAACTTcttccatttgatataatacatAATCCCTAAGGTTATCATGAATAACAAACTTAGCAAACTCAAAGGCAACCCAACAGTTaaaatttttgacttttttttatcgTCAAGTATTCTTAGCTCAGGAGCAAATGTTCTTAGCTCAGGAAGTTTAGAGATATCAAGGTTTTGAGCTTGACCATTAACCTTAAAACTCCAACCAAGAACATAATGAGAAGATAGAATAGAACCTGTTGAAGATGAGAATCCAACATACATACTAGTGTTAAGAATTGGAGAAAGATCTTTGGTGAATGATAACAAAGGTCGTGTTGGTTTAACAACATTAAAACCAACATTAATTGGAGCTAAAGTAGCatcaatctttttcttttcaccaTCATATTCAATCCATACATGCATAGGATAGCCACTGAAAAGGCTCATATTCTTGAATTGACCATTACTATCATAATATCCTGCAGGAGTTGAATTAGCTGATTTCAAATCATTGATATCAATACCAATATGGTTATCATTGATATCATCAAACTCACTACTTAGAAGAGTATCTAGTTCAACACCGAAAACATGGTTACTACTGTTTCCATTGTTGGATTGGTTAAAGAGACCAAGATATTGACTTGCTTTTGAATTTGGCAGCCCTTTTGTAGGTGAAACAACAAATACAATTCCATGGGAACTAAGAGTTGGATATTGAGGTCTTATGGCAAATACAAAAGTAGTTGAGAAAGAAGATACACTTTCACTGATAGTGTTTTTGAAAACTACAGGATTTGGATAGAAAGCATGTCCTTTTTCATGTTCTGTATCATTGGTGAGTCTTAGTAAGCCATCTGGGGTTAACTCAGCAATACCATCAAGATATAAATGTGATGATTGGAAACCATTATAGATGAAACTGTTATCTTTACTTGCTACTAATGTaacaagaaaaaacaacataaacacaAGCTTGAGGAACATGATTATagtttgtgaatgaataatgCTTCTGTAGTTCTGCTGTtcaatgtttattatttataagattttttctAAGTGAAGAAAAAATTACAAGTGTGCATTTGTGTTACACATGGTGTAACATAACTTAGCTACGAATTATTACTTAAAGAAACATCACATGACATGGTtactaaaattttcctttatcATCTGAGTCCAACTAAGAAATGTCTCATTTAGTTTAGTAAAAATGAATGTGTTACACATTTGAATAAATGTGCACATTTGAACcacattttctttccatctgTAGTAGCGGGGGAATGTTTTTCAACGTTTACATATTAAGTGTTCGATGCTaaattgaatatgtgaaattAAATCATCAAAGTCGTCTATTATCTTAAAAGAagtatagtgttttttttttttttttaagttcacACTTGAATATGTGCACTTTAGCAGTTACTATTGATTTTGCTGCAAATAAAATGATTAATGAATACGTGGTTGAAGGATAAAAGATATATGTTGGTTTTGactcaaaatttcatatttttctttatggaAAAATGTCGGGCAATTTCGAGCCGCCTGTTCCATCGATCACATGTGTTGTCAAATCACGGGGTTATGGAGGCAAATCGCAGGGTAATTTGTTCAGGATTGATAGCTATAAAATGCAGTTTTTCACTCATTTGTTGAACAATCTTTCTACTCCAAAAGAGCTAGAGAACTTATAGGGTGAGAGTTAAGTGTTTTTGGGTGATATTCTTAGGTTGGAAAACAATTTGTAAACATCTTGGATAATGAGATCTTGAAAGACCAAAAACTTTTTATCGTTTTCTCTTTGGATCTTTATCTAGGTTTGAGTGATAAAGCGGTGgagaagaaatgaagaagaacCAGAAATTATGTTATTAAGTTACTTTTTAAGGTTACTCTAAACCTCTAAATTCCTTAAAAATTCTCTCCTTTAGAGTAGAAAGATTGATCAATAAATATGTCGAAATATGCATTTTACATAGCAAAAGCAAAGCTTTGTCATCACCTTCAATTCTGATTCAATGTTCTCCAGTCAAAAGTATCTTGTAAAATTCTGTCAATTTCTCTATGATAGGTTTGTTCTCCACCATCCTAATTGAGTAGGGTTGTTGTTTCAAAAACTATATATAAGTCAAAGACTTTGTCGTGTATAATGCCTCCAACTTTGTCCACATAGTTGTTGTCGTCGCTTCCTTCGTGACATCCTTTAATATATCTTTGATacataaaataatgtttttttgcttTGTCTATCATCTATATATTCTCTGCATGTGTCAAGTTTGTTGATATCCACACTTCACCCTTCAATGCTTTTGCACATTTCAGTTGTGCCAAAACTGATTGCATCTTTATCTTCCACAGCCCAAAATCACTGCTTACATCGAACTTCTTGATGTTTCATTTTGAACCAAAAGTGCTCGCTTGAGCAATTACCCATTCACCGCACCTTGGGCGCAAATATTGTAAATTCGAAAATGtaatcacaccaataaacttAAATGTGTTAGGATAAATATCAATGGCAACCAAAACCAATGTAGTCTcaagcagcagcagcaacaccAACAACAGTAACATACCTAGTTACTAAGCAAAGTAAACCCACAATAATCAAAGCATGAATGTAGATCTGAGAGAAGCTCAGAATGACCTATGTTTGGGGAAGAGAGAaactctccaatccaatatgaaatgattgatACAAAGAAACAGCCTCTAATTTTTACCCATTTTTTCAAGTCATAGTTTCTACGATGGGAGTTGTTATGTGGCTTTTTCTCACATGCCCACACCACCTAAAATGAGCTTACCATATTTTCTACAATGGGAGTTATCTCAACTTTTTCTCTATGTTTATTTAGTTCAGGGTTAAAAACTATGTAATGGACTAATTGTAAAACCTAACTTTCTTTTTTAGGTGCTGCACTGTCTGTAAAGAGAAGTGACATATTGGCTCTTGCTATAGGTATGATGAACTCTTTGATCCTCCACAATCAATGATTGGTTTATTGTGTCATTCACGGGTGATAATTCTGCATGTCACAATCAATGTTGGAATAAAATGATTTGTTTAAATCGAGCAGAACTTCTGTTTCATGAATGGTGTGTTCATCAACTGGTAACAGTTATTGCAACTATAGAAGAAAGGCTTAAGTGGGCTGTGGGTTTTCCTACTATAggtgttttaattgttttacaTGCACTAAGGCATTCTTTAGAGCCAACTGCATTTCAGATATGGCTCAATAAATGTTATATTTCATTTAGAGTGAATCACCATTTAAGTCTATAAAATTACAGGGGTTGAAATTTGTAATGTTAGTCCTTTTGGGTCGGTCGATATAGTCCTTGAAATTGTCTTGAAGAGACTaatgtgattgaaaattttcaatttcaatgatCATTTTAGAATATGTTAATTTTAGGGGCTAAATTGCACGATGTCGTGACCAATACTATTTTTAGACTGAAATAGGTTATTCGCTCTTTCGttttatgttatatgatgtgCCTGTGCTAGGTGGTACTTACCTAAAAATTCTTGATGGCTACATTAGTTAATATGTTGATGCTATCTGATGAAtggaaaatttaaattttatcactGTATTTGTTGGTCGAGGGTTGAGTACCTCAACTGGTTTCAGCTAAGGGTTAAGGAGTTGGAGGTCCTCGGTTCAATTTTTGCTAACTTAGACGTTGTCCATGACAGTGATTATAATTATGTGTTGATAACTTATCCTGCCAAGCCCTGTATATTAAACATTGATTAGTTGCTCAATATTATAGGTGGATGTCTAGAAGTACTAgcccaaaaaaatagaaagagtgAAGAAGAAAAGCTAAAGAACTTTGCCGAGGCTTTATGGAAAAACCTTAAGATGTATTTAGATGATTTCCTAGAAAATACAGAAGCAAATATATGTCCAGTTATCGATGCTCGTATTTGCAGGATTCTGTAAATCGAACCATCTTCTGCTGTTGTAGGTTCAGGTTGAAGTTGCTTGTAGTGCAACTTCAAGCAATGATATCCATTATCACGTACATAGCATTTCTAAGGCATATTATGACTTGTAAGTGGTGACTATGGTGAAGCATCAGATAGATTTTTCATGGTGTTGAAAATATTAGTACTTTAATCAATGAATTAAAATTCCAATAAGAGAAAGAGACTACAATTACACTATAATGAAACTCCTTGTATCTATTAGGAGAAAGAGACTAAATTAAAACTCAAACATTACATAAAACTCATGTATATATCTATTACACTATTAACTCAAATATGATTTTCCATTTGATTTAACAAATCTTTTTAATCCACAACCAAAATCTAACGACCACCAGAGAGAAGTGAATCAGAAATAGAAACAGAAGTATGTGACATTGTCTTGTCCATGGAAGAAGGATACGACAAAGGAAAGTCCTCAAAATATTCTTGGTACCCAAAAGTTAATCCAGAAGAAGATAAACTAAGCGAAGGCAAATCTGGCAAAGGTATATCCCGCTCCAAATACTGCACAACTTGTCTCATACCTGGTCTAGCCAAAGGTTCTGAATGTGAACACAACAAACCAAGTTTCAACACCAACTCAACCTCTTCAGACACATAATTTGTCCCCAAATTTACATCTTTTGCCTCAAGAATATCACCTCTTTTCCAACACTCAAATACACAATCAACCAAAATTACACTTTCATTTTCCCCAACATTAGAAATAGGCCTTCTACCACAAGCAACCTCAAGAAGAAATGcaccaaaagaaaacatatcAGAAAATTTAGTGGCCTTACCTGTTCTAATATGTTCAGGAGCAAGATAACCAATTGTTCCAGCCAAATGAGTTGTGTGAGGATCTGCACCATGGTCATACAACCTTGAAAGACCAAAATCTCCCAATCTAGCATTAAATTCAGAATCTAATAACACATTACTAGCTTTTATGTCTCTATGGATAACAACTTTCTCCCATTCTTCATGAAGATAAACCACACCTGAAGCAACACCTTTGATGATTCTATATCTTTGACTCCAATTCAACCTTACTTTTGGTTGGTTATATAGATAGTTGTCTAAACTTCCATTCGGCATGTAATCATAAACCAAAAGTAACTCGCTTTTTCGCCTGCAATAGCCATGAAGCTGAACAAGATTCCTGTGCCGAAGACGACCGATACTAACAATTTCCGACACAAATTCCCTCATCCCTTGTCTTGACTCGTGTGACACCCTTTTCACAGCAACCTCAAGTTTGGAACTCGGTATCACACCTTTGTAGACTCTACCAAATCCACCAACTCCCAGTAGCCCTTTTTCCCTGAACCCCTTTGTGGCAAAGTATAGATCTTTGA containing:
- the LOC25498530 gene encoding L-type lectin-domain containing receptor kinase IV.1, with protein sequence MFLKLVFMLFFLVTLVASKDNSFIYNGFQSSHLYLDGIAELTPDGLLRLTNDTEHEKGHAFYPNPVVFKNTISESVSSFSTTFVFAIRPQYPTLSSHGIVFVVSPTKGLPNSKASQYLGLFNQSNNGNSSNHVFGVELDTLLSSEFDDINDNHIGIDINDLKSANSTPAGYYDSNGQFKNMSLFSGYPMHVWIEYDGEKKKIDATLAPINVGFNVVKPTRPLLSFTKDLSPILNTSMYVGFSSSTGSILSSHYVLGWSFKVNGQAQNLDISKLPELRTFAPELRILDDKKKSKILTVGLPLSLLSLLFMITLGIMYYIKWKKFAEILEDWEQEYGPHRFKFKDLYFATKGFGEKGLLGVGGFGRVYKGVIQSSKLEVAVKRVSNESRQGMREFVSEIVSIGRLRHRNLVQLHGYCRRKRELLLVYDYMPNGSLDNYLYKQPKVRLNWSQRFRIIKGVASGVVYLHEEWEKVVIHRDIKASNVLLDSEFNARLGDFGLSRLYDHGADPHTTHLVGTIGYLAPEHIRTGKATKFSDVFSFGAFLLEVVCGRRPIGRVGENESLILVDYVFECWKRGEILEAKDVYLGTNYVSEEVELVLKLGLLCLHSEPLVRPSMRQVVQYLERDIALPDLSSLSLSSSGLTFGYQECVEDKTMPYTSVSIAESVLSGGR
- the LOC25498532 gene encoding L-type lectin-domain containing receptor kinase IV.1; this translates as MFLKHVFMLFFLVTLVASVDNSFIYNGFQSSHLNLDGIAELTSNGLLKLTNDTERAKGYAFYPNPIVFKNTSNESVSSFSTTFVFAIRPQYPPFSGQGIVFVLSPTKGLPNSLPSQYLGLFNDSNNGNSNNHVFGVELDTRQDLQFDDINDNHVGIDINYLKSANSTPAGYYNDHGQFRELSLSNGFPIQVWIDYDGVKKKIDVTLAPMSVGASNKPTQPLLSLTKDLSSILNNRMYVGFSSSTGLLVASHYILGWSFKVNGQAQNLEISELPKLTVFAEVKKSKFLTVGLPLILLSLLFMITLGVIYYIKRKMFAEILEDWEHEYGPHRFKFKDLYFATKGFREKGLLGVGGFGRVYKGVIPSSKLEVAVKRVSHESRQGMREFVSEIVSIGRLRHRNLVQLHGYCRRKSELLLVYDYMPNGSLDNYLYNQPKVRLNWSQRYRIIKGVASGVVYLHEEWEKVVIHRDIKASNVLLDSEFNARLGDFGLSRLYDHGADPHTTHLAGTIGYLAPEHIRTGKATKFSDMFSFGAFLLEVACGRRPISNVGENESVILVDCVFECWKRGDILEAKDVNLGTNYVSEEVELVLKLGLLCSHSEPLARPGMRQVVQYLERDIPLPDLPSLSLSSSGLTFGYQEYFEDFPLSYPSSMDKTMSHTSVSISDSLLSGGR